caacccccagtgacAAAAGTGCAAAAGATCGGAGAGACGGACAGCTATGTACAGATTTGTGACTGcccttctgccccccctccccgatggccccaaaatctccccgcCCCGCTGGAGAGGCGGTGGGGCATCACCCCCAAACAACTTTGGTgcactctttcccccccccttctgcttccCTCCGTTCTCCTGCCCCTCGAGTGCATCCAAGGGCTCCTTCTGGAAACACACTGTAAGATTACAGGAGCTGGGACTGAATGGGCCTAGAGAGGGAGGGGGCCCCTGTcttggttgcccccccccccgccttgtggGAACCAGGACCTCCCAGACTTCCTTAACTGCAACAGCTCAGCTCGGCTGTCGCTGTGAGGAAGACACGGGAAGGATCAGTGTGGGATGTGCATAGGGGGGTGCAGGCCTTTCCACCCCCTGCGTGTCCACACTACGGACCGAAACCAGTTTCAGACCTATTCATTGCGATGGCTCCTGACCAAGAATGTGGGCAGTTCTAGGGAAGGTCTGCAGCCCTGGTTTGCCGGTGcttttctgaagggggggggcaggaaagcaGGGTGCCAGGACCGCTGGACCCCAGCCGAAGGGTATGCTCTGTGGGTAGCTCCATCCAGAAGGCCCAACCCTGAAGAGGCCAGTTATGCTACAGAAACCCGGCATCAGGAAGCatcgtttttttttgggggggggaggaatctgcATTTGCTGCATTGCAGCGAGGGGGCTTGGGGGGCTCTCCTTGCAACAGATGGTGGTCCTACAGCAGCCTTGAGAGGAACGGCCACCGCGCAGGACAAAGGTGCCCCAGAAGGGAAAGATGACTTTGCGACACAAAGGGGACCTGCGCTGTTGCAaaatcatggggagggggggcgcagGAGAAGCATGCATTTGTGCACGCCCTCTGCTGCTGCACTGATTGTGGGGCAGCACACAAACGCGCTTCCTTTGCAGCGTGTCGCCAGTTTAGTGCCGCAAGAGGAAACTTCCACCGCTGTCGTGGCGTTCGGCACAgctgtgtgtggggtggaggtggCGTTGGCATGGGGGCCCCTTCGTGATGCTCTTGCGCAGGGAGGGGGCATCATAGGCGTTGTTAAACCAGTGCAATTTTGCAGCCTGCAGCACCCCACCCCACGCTTTGGAAGAgggctgaagcctctcccaaggATCTCGATGGAAACGGCCTGCTCTGGACATTTCTTTTCTGGAAGCGGGACCCAGGAGCCATTTTAGGAAGAGGGctgtaggtagagttgccagcagctggttgggaaattcctggagatttgacggGGGGCAtctaggaagggcagggtttgtggagggggggggacttcagtggggtataatgccatggagttcaccttccaaagcggccactttctccaggggaaccgatctgtcgccggagatcagttttaatcctagatctccagccacctccaggaggttggcaaacctacctataGGTGCAggttggctggggtggggggggggcgcctgccACCACAAACATAAGACTTCCTCACCTAGAAAAATGCTAGATTCACACAtcttttccttattttttttacTCCCGGTGCCTAAAATCTCTATATATTGTTCTGCAAAACCATTCTATTAGCTTTTTAAAGTTCACAGTTTCCTCTACATATGGCAATCCCCAATCTCCCGCCCCCCTCAATTCCCCCCTACCGACCACTTTCTAAAATTGCCACTGGTTTtggtccttttctctctctctaaaaagTTCATGTATTGAAATCTGCAAGTTTTTCATCTGGGGCAGGGGAAGAAGTCAggagtccaaaaaaaaaaaaaatccagtccaGATTTTTCTACCCTTTGGCTTTTCGTGTTAATGACGGACATTTTATTTTTCGTAttgaaaaaacccaaaaaaacccacttcccCAAACCAGCCAGAATTTTCTTTTGGAATGCAGCACTGGGGGTCAGTTGTGTCCTTAATCCTAAAAAAAATATTCACGACTTAAGTTTTTTTTGGGCTCGTAGCAAGAcaaacaagaaggaggaggaacctACCCTAATTAAAATGTACAAAGACTTTGTGCTGGGATctctaaaatgaaaacaaaacgcAGCCCTTTCTTCAGCCTGGTTTGTAACGCAATGGTACCCACTGGCAAGAATGCTCATTCACATTACAAATGACCCCCCCTTTTTCCGCCTGACACTCAAGGCTTCATTTAAGCCAAACCGATGCAAAGAAAAAATGCTGCCCCTGCCTCCCCGAAAAAGCCTCTGCACATATATTTTCCAAACAGGCAGATAAGGATTGAGCTATTGATaaacagaaggatttttttttaaaaaacggttaAATTAAATTTTAACTTTCCCCTGGCTAGTTCTACTGCTGAGCttaggctggctggctggggagggcgcTGCGGGCAGGCGTGGGTGTGGGCCTGCCCTGGGAAGCTTTGCAAAGCGGGAGGAGAACCCGCTTGGAGGGGGTGATGGAAAGTGTggctaaaataaaaaaatcagagtACACAGTGGGATCCGGTCTgcctgccccaccccaccccaccccacgggGGGCAGCTAAAACAGGGGCCATTAGCAGCGCCTCTCACTCACAAATGCCAGGTCAAGCTGGTTTCTGGGGCACgcgcactcccccacccccagccagcctCTGCCATTATGGGCTCAGGAAGTTTCTGGAAGACCCAGAACCCACAGAAAAGCTCCCTCCAGGTCTCAGCAGGACGCCTCTCCTCACggacgccccccctcccccctcaacgCCTTTCTTTGGCCAAAAGGAAAATGTGATTCATCTCATTCaggctgcaaaacaaaaaaacccctctggtTCTCGCCTGCTCGGCAGCTGCGGAGCACAGTGACTGCAAACAAGAGGCCTGGCGCGGGGCCAGGAGAGGCGGGctggggggggctggggaggggagccgTTCTCTGCAATGCAACCACCCCTCCCGTGCAGAAAGATGACACagtgggagttgggggggggagaaagagggcaaGGCTGGAAGGCGGGGCCTGCGAAAGAGCTCCGCCCACACCCTCCCCCAGCTCTACGTGGCCCTCCCCACACAGCAGGAAGTCACGGGATGCACCACCTATGCCCAAAAGCCAGTGGGTATTGCCATGTGCAAGTAGGGAGAGAAGAGGAGGGTATCTGGCTGTGCAAATTTACTCTGAATTGTGTCTACCGAGCGAGAGGGCAGACACGTGGGGCTGGGGAGGAAAGAGGGATTACCCTGTACCTATATTTGCTACGTTTAAGTTCACCCTACCacgtgccccccccccttgatctgCCACAGCTGTGAAGCAGAGGGGCTTATGGGGCCAGGAAACGACATCCCGTTCCCCTCCGGATAAACAGCAGTGAAATTATGGCCCAAACTCTTTCCTTCGATGCTCCgtactcttcttctccccccccccacattctcaGACCAAACGGGGAATGTTTTTGTCCCCCCTCCTACCACAAACAATCGCCCCCTTCAGAAAACATCTCTCTGGTGCCTTTCCCCAAAACCAGCCGCCCTTCGTCCCTCACAGAAGGTGGCCTTTCTTAAGCCGCTCAGAAGCCGCCGGCTCTCCTCTGCCCTCCCGAGCGGCACTGGCCCCCACCGCCATGCCCCCGTTTGCTCCGGGGGCGCCCCCCTCGTGGGCCTCGCTCCGGCACGGATTCATCGCGTAGCTGAAGAcgctggggaggaaggggagcgGTTGCCCCTTCTCATCCGGGACGACCATGTTCAGAGCCACCGGCAAGGTGAAGTTGTACGGGTAGGCGGCCAGGAGCTGGGGGCCATACATCAGGGGGTACGGGTCGGGGTAGAAGCTCACCTTGCCGTCCGTCTCACTGCTGCCGGCTTTGCCCACAGCGTTGAACTGAATGGCGCTGGGATAAGTGAGGAAGGAGGCCTTGTCCTCCAGATCCTTCCTGGTCCGACAGCTGCCCGGCACCAAGAGCGGCAAGGGGTACTCTTGCACCGGATACCGATCCTCCTCTATCTCCTGTGGCGCCAGAGCCTGTTTCCGGACCAGACCCGTATGTGAGATGACGGGGTCTTGGAGGGAGCGGGACAAAGGCGGTGGCAAATCGGCGAGGCTGGTGGCAGCCTCCAAAGGTGGTGGAGGGACGAGCACCTCTTCTCTAAAGGGGGGTTTGCTTTCTCCCAGCAGTGGGGCAGTCATCTCCTCCTCCAGCAGCGGTGCCAGCAAACAGCCGTTGGAAGGCTGTGTATCCATTGCTACGGGTCCTTCTTCCGGAAGCTCATGCTGAGACATGGGAGCCTCGCCGCTGGAAGACGACACTTGCATTTCTTGCGTGGTCTCCTCCTTCACCACTGGCGACGACACTGCTGGGGGCATGTCGGGGGTCTTCTTGGAGTAGGCGATGACAGTGGTGAGGGCTGGCAAGGGGGTGCCCTCTGGCTGCTCACCCTCGTGCCGTTTCATGTGGCGGCTCAGCGCCGCCGCCGTCTTGCAGACCTTGGAGCAGTGGGTGCAGGTGAACTTCACCAAAGGCTTCCGGCCTACGCGGTGAGGGGTCGCCAGCAGCGGCGTCAGAGACTGGTCGTCTTTGCCAAGGCGGCCGTGCACTCGCTCGTGCTTCCTCAGCTTCTTCAGCGCTGAGAACAGCTTGCCGCAAACGCCACATTCATGCTTCCAATCTGATCCCCGCCCGCTGCCTGCTTTCAGAGGGGGGTCCATCCCCTCACTTTCAGAGGCACCTCCGAGGCCAGCGGACACCTCGGCGGATGCTGGGTCGCTGGTCCCCACACTGACCTTCTCctcatcctcttcttcctcctcggcTTTCTCTGTCCGTTTCATCCAGCGCAGCGAGCGGAGTTTGCGGCGCCACCGGGACTTCTTCACCTTGGGAACGGCGTTGCCACCGCTGCCCGTGCTGCACGCCTTGCGTTTGGGCTTGTAGCTGTAGTACGGCCTCCAAAGCTGGTCTTCTGCATCTCCTCGGTCACTCTCCTCCTCCCCGCTCTCGTTGGCGTAGCCCCTATCGGCGTGCCTGCCATGGGGGGGCAGCGCTGGCAGTGCCGGCTGCTTCTCCCCGCCAAAATCAAAGCGCTTACCCCCCACACGGCCGCTTTTGTCCAGCATGAGGTCTGTTTCAGAGATGCGCCGCTTGACTATGGCTTCCTCACCAATGCGCACAGTGATCTGGCAGAGCGGGGCGGGTCGGCTTTCCGAGGCAGTGCCCACATACGCGGGCTTAGCCATGTACGTCATGGTACGCCCAACACGGGGAGGCCTTGCCCTGTGCCCGTGGTCACTCCCACTCTCGTCTAAGGCCTGTTCTGCTGCCTTCTGTGACTGGATGTACTCTTTCAGTACTTGTTTCTTGATGGGCTTTGCCACAACAGTGGAAGGCGGTGGGGGTGGCGGTTGTGCCGGAGGGGGTCCCGTATCTGGCAGAGCGTCTGAAGATTTGCTCTTATACGTAATCACAGACGAGGCGGCCTGTGCCAGCACCGAAGTGCTGTGGACGATTACGGAAGAGGCCGGGCGGCCGTAGGCAATGACCGTGGGTACTTCTGCGCCCCGCGGTCCTGGCCGCGTATCCTGTGGTGCCTTTTCGGCCACAGCAGGGAACgcggacgtctccagagcacccACGGTTTCCTGTCGTGGAAAGCGTTCTGCTTCAGGCAACTCTAACGAACTGCTGTTGGTGGTGAAGACGGAAGAGACGTTATTGGCACCCAACGAGGAGACCAAATTTCCATCCAAGGAGTCCCCATCACCTAACGCCATAGGAATGGGCTGAGAGGGCAGCAAGAGGTTATCTGGCATCAGGCCCTGGCTGTAGGTCTTGTAGGGCCTCTTCTGGGAACGCATGGGCAAGAGCCGGTAGAGCTTGAGAGCGTTGAGTTTAGGCTTATAGCCTCCGTTGGGGGTTTTCTCAGAACAGATGAGACCAGGGTTGATCCCGTGGAAGGCCTTCTGATGGGTCTTCAAGTTGTAGTAGGTGACAAAGGTTTCCCAGCAGAAGATGCACTGGTAGCGTCTCTCCCCTGTGTGCCAGACCTCATGCTTCGTGCGGTATTCCGCCAAAGCAAAGACTTTGTCGCAGTAGCGGCATGGGTATTTTCGCCGCCAGGAGTGGACATTGGAGTGGCGTTTGAGGCTTGATAGGGTCATATAGGACCGCTCGCAGACGGTGCAAAAATAGATGATGTGGCCATCCACCACTTTGACAAAGTGGTCTTGGTCAGAGATATAGTCCAGCCGTGGCAGGCTCCGGTGACGGAACAGAATGCCCTTCTTGGAAGATGTTGGTGCTGCCGTTGGCTTGGAAGGGAGCCCTGGGTTGGGCAGCGTCTCGACCACAGTGGCAGGCTCCTCCGTCTTCTCCACTCCCTTGCACAAGACCTCGTGCGTCTGCAGCCTTTTGATGTGGATAAAACTCTTCCCACAGTGACGGCAAGACAAGGAACGCCGCGTCCGGTGGAGCTTCACGTGAAGGCTGAGCGCGGATGCCGTGGTGAAGGAGCGGCTGCAGCTTCCGCAACAGAAGGTGCTGCTCGCTGGGTAGGAAGCGCCTGATGGGGACGAGGAAGAGGAGGCCGGCGCTTGGGATGTCTCGGTATCGGTGGTGGCCACGGAGGGCTTTCCAGAAGGATTGTTATGGTCCCAAGCAACATTTCCCTTCAGCACAAAAGCCAGGTCAGGTGGTGGCGCCGGCGGCACCGTGGCTGCTGAGCTGAGGTTGTAGAGGATTTTCGCCGTCTCGGTTTCGGTGTCAGGGTGAGAGTCCCGCACAGGGCTGGGCACTTTGGCCAAATCCTGGAAGCAGAGAGGGCTGGAGGGCTCAGCTGAGCGGGAAGGGCAGGTGAGGTCAATAGGTGAGCCGCAGGGCACGGAGGAAACGATGCCGGAGTCGTCCATCTTGGCATCAGCCAAGGGGTCGTCCAGGTTCTCCAAGCGGGAAATGCCCAAGCGTCGCCCCACGGCCCCGATCTCCTTGGCAGCTGCCGGGCTGGGCACAGAGAGGTGGGAGTTGTAGATGAAGTTGAGGATATCGGAGAAGACCTCGGCCTGAATGTCTGGAAGCTCCAGGATCTGGCTCGGCTGGCGGCAGGCCGACTCCTCCAGAAGCACTTCCTTAAAGTACGGGCTGGAGGCGGCGAGGACGTTCTTGTGGGCCTTGAACTTTTTGTCTTCGGCAATGATGGTGACGTCGCAGAACTGGCCGCTCAGACGCTGCTCGTTCAGCTGGACCAGGAGGGAACTGGCGTGGCCGACGTCTGTGACCTCCATCTCGCTGCCTCACACctgcggagagagagagagggagggcgtgAACACCTGGgctctgagggaagggggtgAGGTGGCTTAGCTACAGAAGCCAGGACCCCCCACAGCTATGGGATTCTCCTAGGTTTTGGCCTGGGGGGGTGGGACCCAAACGGTGGGGCTTTCACCAGGACGGGCAGAGAGGAGAGCAAGGAAACAGTTTTGAATCCCCCACTccaccatgaaagcttgctgggtgacctggggccagtcacacactctcagactagcctacctcccagggatGTTGTGAAAATAAAGAGAAGGTCAGGAAAATTATTTACCTTGAGTCCCCACTGCATAAAAGATGGAATATTAATGAAGTcaacaaaataaatcaataaatctcTGGGAGGAAGACAAGCCAGGTACACATGATTTACTACTCAGAGAAAGGAATCCAACGGGTGAAAAGACAGGAACTGGAAATTTATACAGGCATTGAGACAATCCTGTCTAATGTTAGGGAAAGGGGGTAGGGTCAGGGTCCTGAACGGTGAGTCCACTTGGTGGGGGCAGAGTGTGGTGTGGCTGatagagtggcagactaggaggaccctgggagacccaggtttaaatccccatttctaccatggaagtttgctgggtgaccttgggcccgtcacaaactcccagcctggcctacctcacagggttgctgttgtgaaaaaaatggaggagggaagaatgacgtTCTAAAAGCCACTATGAATcctcaattgggggggggggaagtgggctATTAAATGAATTAATGCAAATGCATAAATGCATGAGTGTGGAAACCGCACTACAGAGTTGAGGCATCAGTAGATCCGATTCCTCAGAAGCCCTCCAAGGAGAAGTCGTGGAACTGGGACTTGGGGGTGAAGCAGCCTAAGAGCAGCTGGGTGGCATTTCTAACCAACCAGTTCCTCATGTCTGcggtgtgaggagggagaaagCAGCCAAACTCTGGGGGCCAGAAGGGCCTGGTTCCTGTCACCGGGTCGCCAGCCACGCGAGTCACACCGAGTGAAGCAGGAGGGCACAACCTGGTGTTTCCAGGGCCGGGCACAGCAGACCCGAGGGCTGGAGAGGGGAGAGGTCCCCGCTCTCCCCTGCTGGGACcagctcctctccctccctctccttccagATTTTGTTCCCCCCTTTCGGGAGCCATTTTGCTCCAGGACTTCCCTCGGCTGGCAGCCTAAAATGGCTGAAGGAAACGGAGCCCGGTGCCAGCTCGGATTAACAGCCGACGTGCTCGCCCgggcccccccctccctccctccttccctcccgctCAGGGGCAGGCACCGAGGCCGGTGCGAGCGGCTCGCCCCATTGCCCAGGATGCTTGACTGGATCCCTTTCGGCCTGGCAACGCTTCACGCCAAGGCCTGGCACCCTGCCTGGTCTCCGGCGCTTTGCCTGGTCACTGAAAGCCCGCTTCATCCCCTGGAGAAGGGTGTGtatgaaaaaaggggggagtgtGCATGTCACAGTGGCCTCCCCTTCTTAGCCAGACTCCTCGCACACTCCGTTTCCACTCTCTCATCAGTCTTTTGTGTGCCTTCATCTACGAGTGTGCCACACTCGCGCCAACCTGAGGGTATGTACAGGCTAAGGGGACTCCAGGCAGGTATCGAGGTTGTGCTTGTGACTgggcacggggtgtgtgtgtgtgtgcgtgcgtgccacACAATGACAACAATAATTCCTTGAGGGGATATCACAcgggcgcgcacacacacacacacacacacaatcccttcCTGGCTGTGACGGGAGTATCCAAACGGAAAGGGGGTTTCTATGGAAACAGGATGACGGCGGAGcgagaaagaagagggggaagggggagggggaggcagcggTGTGGTGGGGGGGGACCAGAAGTGTTGGGGGGGGACGCAGGACAACGGAAAATGTGGCAACTTGGATGAGGACGTGGAAAGGAACAGCCACTGAATAGTGCCTCTGCCGACGAAAAAGAAGAGTCCCTGGGGGTGAATTCTGAGCAGTTATACGTCACTGGGTTTCTCCTTGCACAGTTGCCAAGAGACCCCAGACTCACTTGGACTCACACCCCAATCTCTACACTTCCCCAGTAAACCCTCAAGCCCTTCTTAAGTCAGTCTCTCAGTCCCTCAGGTTCCTCAGTTTAGCTTTGTTACGTCTACCGTTCTTTCCCCAACACTGGATCCCCCCAAAAAACGCTGCGGTCTCATCTGAGCAAAGACCACACCATCTTCAGCTTCTCACCATAGATCCTGGAAGATCACAGAGATCTCGTGGGAGATACCTGATGGCCACAAAGTACACACACAGCCATCGATATGCACTCTTGGCCACAAAAGGTCCCTCGACAGATCTGTCACCTGACAGCACTGACTTCGAGACGAGGAAGCACTCGGGAACAGGTTGAGACTGAACACTGCGCGGATCATTTCTGAAGGGCGCGAGGTTCTGGACCGCTTGGAAACTGCAGCCTCTGGCTTGTAAACCCACCCTTCTAGAGGTGGCAGCACAATGCCTTCAGTGGTAAAcaacactctgcacatgcacagaggtaTTTTGGAGTCTATTACTCCACCTAGTTTGCAACACAAGTTGAAGACTTAGAAGCATATAGAACATAAGTGAATAAGGAAAAGAAAACCATAAACAGAAGAAGGGATTTACACCCTGCAAGTTGCACAAAATCTGGGGAAATCTCTCTGTCCTCTTTGCAAGGGGCCCAAGATGGATCTCTGAACTGATTTACTTTTCCTATGTCTTCCATTCCCTGTTTGTCAGCGCAAAAAGCCGCCAAGATCTGGAGAGAAACGGGCATCCccaaaaaggaggaagaaaaacGAAAATGGCTGTTCCCAGTGACTGCGctggaagaggaagggagaaagcagGAACAGGTTTACATTCATGGGATCTTGGAATCGAGTCGCAAGCTCCCTTTCCGCACACTCTAAGAtggaggggcaggggaggagggtggaACGAGAACAAAGACCCGAAAGCGGAGCATAAACAAGCGGACAAGAAGGATGGATTAGAGGGTGAGCCGCGGAGGCTGAGGTCAGCAGATTGCAGGGAGcggcagcgggggtgggggttcaATTCCTGCGTCCGGGGAATGTGAACTCAAGGCCAGAAAGGGAAATTCACCTGTGCCCGAGGCTTGGgttctttcaaaataaaaaatcagtCCCATTCCATGACTTGAGAAATTGCTCCCTCCAGGAAAGCCACGCAACACTGGCCTGGTTTCCAGAGACTGACCCTTTTTACCAAATCTTGTCCAACACTGTCTCCCTGGGAGAACTGGGCTGGAGAGACTTCGCTCCAAAGCCCCGATATGCACTACAATTTCTCCTCTGGTTTCTCATAAACcagaatttttttctttccaaataaCTGCCGCAGAAGAGGCCCACACCCTTTCACCTCCTGTCCTCACTTAGGAACCCCTTGTTTGGagctagcgttgccaactccaggttgcaaaattcctggaggaggaagaagaagagttggtttttatctgccaactttctctaccacttaagggagactcaaactggcttagaatcaccttctcttcccctccccacaacagacaccctgtgaggtaggtggggctgagagagctcgaagagagctgtaactggcccaaggagattggggagggggaacatatggacaacagggtttggggagaggatagaatttagtggggtataaagccatatagtcccctctccaaatcatccattttctccaggggaactgatctctgtagtctggagatcggttgtaattcctgATCTTCAGGACCAACTTGGAGGTTGGAGCCAGGATTGGCCACACACACGCCCCACCCCGTCCACCACAGCCCTGTGAGTCTGCTGAAAACCAAAGAACACGGTTTTGTAGCACTTTAACAACAAACAGGTATCACGGTCTGTGTAGCGAAAACAGCTAGAGCGTTAGTCCTACACCCGaaaagatccaggttcaaatcttcaggGAGCAACAAAGCTGACTGGGTGGCCTGGAGCCAGTCCCTTGCCTTCAGCCAAACCCAACCTCAGAAGGCTGTTGTTAGGCTCAAAGGA
This genomic window from Euleptes europaea isolate rEulEur1 chromosome 18, rEulEur1.hap1, whole genome shotgun sequence contains:
- the ZBTB4 gene encoding zinc finger and BTB domain-containing protein 4, which encodes MEVTDVGHASSLLVQLNEQRLSGQFCDVTIIAEDKKFKAHKNVLAASSPYFKEVLLEESACRQPSQILELPDIQAEVFSDILNFIYNSHLSVPSPAAAKEIGAVGRRLGISRLENLDDPLADAKMDDSGIVSSVPCGSPIDLTCPSRSAEPSSPLCFQDLAKVPSPVRDSHPDTETETAKILYNLSSAATVPPAPPPDLAFVLKGNVAWDHNNPSGKPSVATTDTETSQAPASSSSSPSGASYPASSTFCCGSCSRSFTTASALSLHVKLHRTRRSLSCRHCGKSFIHIKRLQTHEVLCKGVEKTEEPATVVETLPNPGLPSKPTAAPTSSKKGILFRHRSLPRLDYISDQDHFVKVVDGHIIYFCTVCERSYMTLSSLKRHSNVHSWRRKYPCRYCDKVFALAEYRTKHEVWHTGERRYQCIFCWETFVTYYNLKTHQKAFHGINPGLICSEKTPNGGYKPKLNALKLYRLLPMRSQKRPYKTYSQGLMPDNLLLPSQPIPMALGDGDSLDGNLVSSLGANNVSSVFTTNSSSLELPEAERFPRQETVGALETSAFPAVAEKAPQDTRPGPRGAEVPTVIAYGRPASSVIVHSTSVLAQAASSVITYKSKSSDALPDTGPPPAQPPPPPPSTVVAKPIKKQVLKEYIQSQKAAEQALDESGSDHGHRARPPRVGRTMTYMAKPAYVGTASESRPAPLCQITVRIGEEAIVKRRISETDLMLDKSGRVGGKRFDFGGEKQPALPALPPHGRHADRGYANESGEEESDRGDAEDQLWRPYYSYKPKRKACSTGSGGNAVPKVKKSRWRRKLRSLRWMKRTEKAEEEEEDEEKVSVGTSDPASAEVSAGLGGASESEGMDPPLKAGSGRGSDWKHECGVCGKLFSALKKLRKHERVHGRLGKDDQSLTPLLATPHRVGRKPLVKFTCTHCSKVCKTAAALSRHMKRHEGEQPEGTPLPALTTVIAYSKKTPDMPPAVSSPVVKEETTQEMQVSSSSGEAPMSQHELPEEGPVAMDTQPSNGCLLAPLLEEEMTAPLLGESKPPFREEVLVPPPPLEAATSLADLPPPLSRSLQDPVISHTGLVRKQALAPQEIEEDRYPVQEYPLPLLVPGSCRTRKDLEDKASFLTYPSAIQFNAVGKAGSSETDGKVSFYPDPYPLMYGPQLLAAYPYNFTLPVALNMVVPDEKGQPLPFLPSVFSYAMNPCRSEAHEGGAPGANGGMAVGASAAREGRGEPAASERLKKGHLL